From Providencia sp. R33, a single genomic window includes:
- a CDS encoding glutathione S-transferase family protein, whose amino-acid sequence MYTLWIANKNYSSWSLRPWVLLKTLQIPFEENICFFESGKSSHDKFSRFSPTGLVPCLVDGKQTVWDSLAICEYVSEDYPQVWPTDRTARAWARSASAEMHSGFTVLRQQCPMDVSRNAPLTDISRELQADIDRISQLWQEGLDKFGGPWLAGNKFTAVDAFYAPVAFRIHSYQLPVNAAAQQWIARMLSLPAMQEWRQAGIQEPHIKH is encoded by the coding sequence ATGTACACACTTTGGATTGCGAACAAAAATTACTCTTCTTGGTCATTACGTCCTTGGGTTTTATTAAAAACGCTGCAAATCCCTTTTGAGGAAAATATCTGCTTTTTTGAAAGTGGTAAAAGTAGCCATGATAAATTTAGCCGTTTTTCTCCGACGGGGTTAGTCCCTTGTTTAGTGGATGGAAAACAGACCGTTTGGGACTCTTTAGCGATTTGTGAGTATGTGTCGGAAGATTACCCGCAAGTGTGGCCAACAGACCGTACAGCAAGGGCTTGGGCACGTAGCGCCAGCGCTGAAATGCACTCAGGTTTCACTGTATTACGCCAACAATGCCCAATGGATGTGTCTCGCAATGCGCCATTAACCGATATCTCTCGCGAATTACAGGCGGACATCGATCGAATTTCACAGTTGTGGCAAGAAGGGCTGGATAAATTTGGCGGCCCTTGGCTGGCAGGGAATAAATTTACTGCGGTAGATGCGTTTTATGCCCCTGTCGCATTTCGTATCCACAGTTACCAGCTCCCCGTCAATGCCGCGGCGCAACAATGGATAGCTCGTATGCTAAGCTTGCCTGCGATGCAAGAATGGCGACAAGCTGGCATTCAAGAGCCCCATATCAAACATTAA
- a CDS encoding topoisomerase IV — MNTNSSRKTALIVSIIFIAFAVGFYWLSKDNNVLSTDNNTAIHSEALVQAEKELPIIATVKKISPETYQSFEHLITQYDPENEDIRRQLFDQVVGSVMKLVVERMEYASDDAVINFTSKVNDYLKVLLEEDPTGQTCFYSLFPHLRETAEIIPPKKSQAVLLKQIQATNELLISSEAGKTQALMSPTEYTETLAQLATGLSAKYGADAAILGNLNAGKKSPALACQISISFYDEILAIPDNGKKAALLRSLFSSVNN, encoded by the coding sequence TTGAATACAAATAGTTCACGTAAAACCGCATTGATTGTTAGCATTATCTTTATTGCATTTGCAGTCGGTTTTTACTGGTTAAGTAAAGATAATAATGTGTTATCTACGGACAATAATACCGCTATTCACTCTGAAGCATTGGTGCAAGCTGAAAAAGAGCTGCCGATTATTGCGACAGTGAAAAAAATCAGCCCTGAAACCTACCAAAGCTTTGAACACTTGATCACGCAATACGACCCTGAAAATGAAGATATTCGTCGTCAATTATTCGACCAAGTGGTTGGCAGCGTGATGAAACTGGTTGTAGAACGAATGGAATATGCATCGGATGATGCGGTGATTAATTTTACCAGTAAGGTCAATGATTACCTTAAAGTTTTGCTGGAAGAAGACCCAACAGGGCAAACCTGTTTTTATTCATTATTTCCACATTTGAGAGAAACAGCTGAAATCATTCCACCGAAAAAAAGCCAAGCCGTGTTATTAAAGCAAATTCAAGCAACGAATGAATTATTGATTTCCAGTGAAGCTGGTAAAACACAGGCGCTGATGTCACCCACTGAATATACGGAAACACTCGCTCAATTAGCAACGGGCCTTAGTGCTAAATATGGTGCAGATGCTGCAATTCTTGGGAATTTAAACGCGGGGAAAAAATCCCCTGCATTGGCTTGCCAAATCTCTATTAGTTTTTATGATGAAATTCTCGCTATTCCTGATAATGGAAAAAAAGCCGCATTGTTACGCTCTTTATTTTCATCAGTAAATAATTAG
- the hcp gene encoding hydroxylamine reductase: MYCVQCEQTIRTPAGNGCAYAQGMCGKTAETSDLQDLLVAVLQSLSASAATARTLGVIDHDIDSFAPRAFFSTLTNVNFDSDRIIGYAREAIYLRDKLIKHCQSVNSAVAFNHPLINLQLEGTDIPALQAQAAKFALDIDKAQVGEDIHGLRMLCLYGLKGAAAYMEHAHVLGQYDNDVYGQYHEIMAWLGTLPADMNELLDNSMAIGLMNFKIMEILDAGETGEFGHPTPTEVNVRPVAGKCILISGHDLKDLKMLLEQTEGTGINIYTHGEMLPAHGYPELKKYAHLVGNYGSGWQNQQVEFAKFPGPVLMTSNCIIDPDVGDYKDRIWTRSIVGWPGAKHLEGDDFAEMIAQAQSLAGFPYTEIEHKITVGFGRQTLLSAADAVIDLVSQKKLRHVFLVGGCDGSRDERSYYTDFARAVPEDCLILTLACGKYRFNKLDFGTLEGLPRLLDVGQCNDAYSAIMLAVNLSEKLGCGINDLPLSLILSWFEQKAIVILLTLLALGVKNIYTGPSAPGFLTENLLNVLNEKFGMRSITTVEQDLAEILPA, encoded by the coding sequence ATGTACTGTGTGCAATGTGAACAAACAATTAGAACTCCAGCTGGAAATGGCTGTGCATACGCGCAGGGTATGTGCGGTAAAACAGCTGAAACGTCTGACCTACAAGATTTATTAGTTGCTGTATTGCAAAGTTTATCGGCGAGTGCGGCTACGGCACGCACTTTAGGTGTTATCGATCATGACATTGATAGCTTTGCTCCCCGCGCATTTTTCTCCACGCTAACTAACGTGAACTTCGATTCAGATCGTATTATCGGTTATGCGCGTGAAGCGATTTATTTACGTGATAAACTCATCAAACACTGCCAATCAGTGAATAGCGCAGTCGCATTCAATCACCCACTGATTAATTTGCAATTAGAGGGGACAGATATCCCAGCATTGCAAGCACAAGCCGCAAAATTTGCATTAGATATCGATAAAGCCCAAGTGGGTGAAGATATCCACGGCCTGCGTATGCTTTGCCTATATGGTTTAAAAGGTGCGGCAGCTTATATGGAGCACGCACATGTATTAGGCCAATATGATAATGATGTTTATGGCCAATATCATGAAATTATGGCTTGGCTTGGTACATTACCCGCAGATATGAATGAACTGCTCGATAATTCCATGGCAATTGGTTTGATGAACTTCAAAATCATGGAAATTTTAGATGCAGGAGAAACAGGGGAATTTGGCCACCCAACGCCAACGGAAGTTAACGTTCGCCCTGTCGCAGGAAAATGTATCTTAATTTCAGGTCACGACCTGAAAGATTTAAAAATGCTGTTAGAACAAACTGAAGGAACAGGGATTAACATTTATACCCACGGTGAAATGTTACCTGCTCACGGTTACCCAGAACTGAAAAAATACGCACATTTAGTCGGTAACTACGGTAGCGGCTGGCAAAATCAGCAAGTGGAATTTGCTAAATTCCCAGGCCCTGTGTTGATGACGTCAAACTGTATTATTGACCCAGATGTTGGTGATTATAAAGACCGTATTTGGACACGCAGCATTGTTGGTTGGCCGGGTGCAAAACACCTTGAGGGTGATGATTTCGCTGAAATGATCGCACAAGCGCAATCATTAGCGGGCTTCCCATATACCGAAATCGAACACAAAATCACTGTTGGTTTTGGACGTCAAACACTGTTAAGTGCAGCAGATGCAGTAATCGATTTAGTCTCACAGAAAAAATTACGCCATGTATTCCTTGTTGGAGGGTGTGACGGTAGCCGTGACGAAAGAAGTTATTACACCGATTTTGCACGTGCAGTACCAGAAGATTGCCTGATTTTAACGCTGGCTTGCGGTAAATACCGCTTCAATAAATTAGATTTTGGTACGCTGGAAGGCTTACCACGCTTACTTGATGTGGGTCAGTGCAACGATGCTTACTCAGCGATTATGCTTGCTGTGAATTTATCTGAAAAACTGGGTTGCGGTATCAATGATTTACCACTGAGCTTAATTTTGTCGTGGTTTGAGCAAAAAGCCATCGTGATTTTACTCACACTTCTGGCGCTCGGGGTGAAAAATATTTACACCGGCCCAAGTGCACCGGGTTTCTTAACTGAAAACTTACTCAATGTGTTAAATGAGAAGTTTGGAATGCGCAGCATTACGACGGTTGAGCAAGATTTGGCTGAAATCTTACCTGCATAA
- a CDS encoding malonate decarboxylase holo-ACP synthase produces the protein MQIINPHDFVWVGSNEDVEIESLPEWVGAQWNSKLPLTVYRDKAEDGSVTVAIRGIKPHQRVTTQIKKSAITHIMNVESLVADSVELQRSMFIALPPVQVLWLISQTKWPWKWGVAGSCAYTLATDIQSMLSDCDLDVVLRCPTRHKKEDFAEFAIKANTPYCPIDIHVETPKGGFSLAEWFKNDQVTLHTPQGDVMTADPWDETL, from the coding sequence ATGCAAATAATCAATCCTCATGATTTTGTTTGGGTCGGCAGTAATGAAGACGTCGAGATAGAATCACTTCCCGAATGGGTTGGCGCACAGTGGAATAGCAAACTGCCACTGACGGTGTACCGTGACAAAGCAGAAGACGGTAGCGTGACGGTTGCAATACGGGGTATCAAGCCGCATCAACGTGTTACGACACAAATTAAAAAATCAGCAATCACCCACATCATGAATGTGGAATCATTGGTGGCTGATTCCGTTGAATTGCAGCGATCGATGTTTATTGCATTGCCGCCAGTACAGGTTTTATGGTTGATTTCACAAACTAAATGGCCGTGGAAATGGGGTGTAGCGGGGAGCTGCGCTTATACATTGGCAACGGATATTCAAAGCATGCTGTCCGATTGTGACCTCGATGTGGTGCTACGCTGCCCAACACGCCATAAAAAAGAAGATTTTGCCGAATTTGCCATCAAAGCCAATACGCCTTATTGTCCTATCGACATCCATGTGGAAACGCCGAAAGGCGGTTTTTCATTAGCTGAGTGGTTTAAAAATGACCAAGTTACATTGCATACACCACAAGGTGATGTGATGACAGCAGATCCGTGGGATGAAACGCTTTAA
- a CDS encoding FUSC family protein, which yields MRTFPAIHDGIIFTSCMFFSAATAFAILDAQAAMWAAFSTLYSFNLFNAAKEYKNYAYTAFCLLMILVAIFIGDTLRLGIPFYIYLAIFSFIYYQLYGTDPAMDLTMKFMIIMSTIGTILPDISKSLALGFIIGSAVTLITYYVLSHKMTRHSVITSALVERNLFTLRKNIIPRSMTYALGLLLALAIPRFIDLGHFYWTLLTFVFVLHPKSQSIIKITLQRVLGSLISVLLLYFLFNTPLMPYIGLIAMVVFAFLMPMSFHHGYTFMTFVVTSLILSVLEQVVYWRHPTYELLFDRVLETALGGVIAIVTSIILKLFREGNTPEQTVEKS from the coding sequence ATGAGAACGTTTCCAGCTATTCACGATGGGATTATCTTTACCAGTTGCATGTTTTTCAGTGCGGCAACAGCTTTTGCGATTTTAGACGCACAAGCTGCCATGTGGGCAGCCTTCTCAACCTTATATTCCTTTAATTTATTCAATGCGGCGAAAGAGTATAAAAATTATGCTTATACCGCGTTTTGTTTACTGATGATCTTAGTGGCGATTTTCATCGGTGATACCCTACGCCTTGGTATTCCTTTTTATATTTACCTTGCCATCTTCTCGTTCATTTATTACCAATTGTACGGCACCGACCCCGCCATGGATTTAACCATGAAATTTATGATTATCATGTCAACAATTGGGACGATTTTGCCAGATATATCCAAAAGCTTAGCGCTAGGCTTTATTATTGGCAGTGCTGTGACACTGATTACCTATTATGTTCTTAGCCATAAAATGACACGCCACAGTGTGATCACCAGCGCCTTAGTGGAACGTAATTTATTTACCTTGCGTAAAAATATTATCCCTCGGTCAATGACCTATGCACTGGGATTACTGCTCGCGCTTGCGATCCCTCGTTTTATCGACCTTGGGCACTTTTATTGGACACTGCTGACCTTTGTATTTGTTTTACATCCCAAATCACAAAGCATTATTAAGATTACCTTGCAGAGAGTCTTAGGCAGTCTGATTTCTGTTTTATTACTCTATTTTTTATTTAATACCCCACTCATGCCGTATATCGGGTTAATTGCGATGGTGGTTTTTGCATTTTTAATGCCAATGAGTTTTCACCACGGATATACGTTTATGACTTTTGTTGTGACAAGTTTAATACTCTCCGTGCTTGAACAAGTGGTGTATTGGCGGCACCCAACTTATGAATTACTGTTCGACCGCGTATTGGAAACGGCA
- a CDS encoding YceI family protein, giving the protein MLKKTVLGLASGALFLTAGSALAETYQFDKQGQHAFIEFRIQHLGYSWVYGSFKDFDGNFTYDAKDPAKDKVEVTIKTGSIDTNHAERDKHLRSADFLNASKFPEAKFVSTEVKKDGETYKITGDFTLNGVTKPITLDAKLMGEGKDPWGGYRAGFEAQGNIKLKEFNIKSDLGPKSQEAQLLISVEGVQAK; this is encoded by the coding sequence ATGTTGAAGAAAACGGTTCTTGGTCTGGCTTCTGGTGCACTATTTTTAACGGCAGGTTCTGCACTTGCTGAAACTTACCAATTTGATAAGCAAGGCCAACACGCTTTCATCGAATTCCGTATTCAGCACTTAGGTTATAGCTGGGTATACGGTAGCTTTAAAGATTTTGATGGTAACTTTACTTATGATGCAAAAGACCCAGCAAAAGACAAAGTTGAAGTGACGATTAAAACAGGCAGCATCGATACTAACCATGCAGAGCGTGATAAGCACTTACGTAGCGCAGACTTTTTAAATGCCTCTAAATTCCCAGAAGCGAAATTTGTTTCAACGGAAGTGAAAAAAGACGGTGAAACCTACAAAATTACCGGTGACTTCACCTTAAATGGTGTAACGAAACCAATCACATTAGATGCAAAACTTATGGGTGAAGGTAAAGATCCATGGGGTGGGTACCGTGCAGGTTTCGAAGCTCAAGGTAACATCAAGCTGAAAGAGTTTAATATTAAGTCTGATTTGGGCCCTAAATCCCAAGAAGCTCAACTGTTAATTTCAGTTGAAGGCGTTCAGGCTAAATAG
- the hcr gene encoding NADH oxidoreductase produces the protein MTMPSSLCPNRMQIHSIVQETSDVWTINLINHDFYMYSPGQYALVSIKNSDDVMRAYTLSSSPGQSRYISITVRRLEDGAGSNWLTRAVKPGDYLWLSEAQGEFTCANVKSQQYLMLAAGCGVTPIMSMTRWLMANRPETHVKVLFNVRDDKQVIFAQEWQQLTRAYPDRLQLCIMAETPDNGELAQGRLNEEKLHALVPDIASRVVMTCGPVPYMKNAQQFAANLGVPAEHFFMERFSTEPEVVDSEDILTLKIRQRLTDFKVPVGISLLSALEQNKQPVIAACRAGVCGSCKTKVLSGNYTTTSTMTLTAAEVAEGYVLACSCQLQGDTEIA, from the coding sequence ATGACAATGCCAAGCAGTTTATGTCCAAACAGAATGCAAATTCATTCGATTGTCCAAGAAACATCGGATGTTTGGACGATCAACTTAATTAATCACGATTTTTATATGTATTCACCAGGGCAATATGCATTGGTTAGTATCAAAAATAGTGATGATGTCATGCGGGCTTACACACTCTCATCATCGCCGGGTCAAAGCCGTTATATTTCAATTACCGTTAGGCGTTTAGAGGATGGTGCGGGTTCTAACTGGTTAACTCGTGCAGTAAAACCGGGGGATTATCTCTGGTTGTCTGAAGCGCAAGGGGAATTTACTTGTGCGAATGTCAAAAGCCAGCAGTATTTGATGCTTGCTGCAGGTTGTGGCGTGACGCCAATTATGTCAATGACACGCTGGTTGATGGCTAATCGCCCTGAAACGCATGTGAAAGTATTATTCAATGTGCGAGATGACAAGCAAGTGATTTTTGCGCAGGAGTGGCAACAACTTACCCGCGCTTATCCAGACCGTTTACAGTTGTGCATTATGGCTGAAACGCCAGATAATGGTGAGTTAGCTCAAGGCCGTTTAAATGAAGAAAAATTACATGCATTAGTTCCCGATATTGCCTCTCGGGTGGTGATGACTTGTGGGCCAGTTCCTTACATGAAAAATGCCCAGCAATTTGCGGCTAATTTGGGCGTGCCTGCTGAACATTTCTTTATGGAGCGTTTTTCAACTGAGCCAGAAGTAGTTGATAGCGAAGATATTCTGACGTTGAAAATCCGCCAACGTTTAACCGATTTTAAAGTACCAGTAGGAATTTCGTTATTATCCGCATTAGAACAAAATAAACAGCCTGTTATTGCTGCGTGCCGTGCAGGTGTTTGTGGGAGTTGCAAAACAAAAGTATTATCAGGTAATTATACAACAACAAGCACAATGACATTGACTGCTGCTGAAGTTGCCGAAGGGTACGTTTTAGCATGTAGCTGTCAATTACAAGGTGACACTGAAATCGCGTAA
- the tehB gene encoding SAM-dependent methyltransferase TehB: MQLIGDDMNELVCYKTMPVWDKASLPVMFQERHNTKEDSYAQLKVLQGSLDFIIFNDDGSEQHFTFDINNQPPIIEPQVWHRISDCSDDLQCQLSFMCKPELKFFKEYGLTTPHSEVRYLCENNLSKPCKTLDLGSGRGRNSFYLALQGYDVTSVDINPQHIQAIDFVKKQAGIENINTAVYDINSHQIQGDYDLIISTVVLMFLQREKITDVVKNMQEHTLSGGINVIVCAVETPDAPMDLVPFNCFLRPGELEGYYQDWEILKYNENPGHLHRTDAQGNRIKLNFATLIAKKK; this comes from the coding sequence ATGCAACTTATTGGTGATGATATGAACGAGCTAGTGTGTTACAAGACCATGCCTGTCTGGGATAAAGCGTCTCTTCCGGTAATGTTTCAAGAACGCCATAACACAAAAGAAGATTCTTATGCGCAATTAAAGGTGCTGCAAGGCTCTTTGGATTTCATTATTTTTAATGATGATGGTAGCGAGCAACATTTTACGTTTGATATAAACAACCAGCCGCCAATAATTGAACCGCAAGTTTGGCATCGAATTTCTGATTGTAGTGATGATCTGCAATGCCAGCTGTCATTTATGTGCAAACCTGAGCTTAAATTTTTTAAAGAATATGGTTTGACTACCCCCCATTCTGAAGTGCGTTACCTGTGTGAAAATAACCTGTCTAAGCCATGTAAAACGCTGGATCTTGGTTCAGGGCGTGGCCGTAATAGCTTCTACCTTGCATTACAAGGGTATGATGTCACTTCAGTTGATATCAATCCACAACATATTCAGGCGATTGATTTTGTAAAAAAACAAGCCGGTATCGAGAATATCAATACCGCGGTTTATGACATCAATAGTCATCAAATTCAAGGTGATTACGATTTAATCATTTCTACCGTGGTATTAATGTTCTTACAGCGGGAAAAAATTACCGATGTGGTAAAAAATATGCAGGAACATACATTATCTGGTGGGATAAACGTGATTGTCTGCGCGGTAGAAACGCCAGATGCACCAATGGATTTAGTGCCATTCAATTGTTTCTTGCGCCCTGGTGAGTTAGAAGGGTATTACCAAGATTGGGAAATCTTAAAATACAACGAAAACCCAGGCCATTTGCACCGCACTGATGCGCAAGGTAACCGCATCAAATTGAATTTTGCGACATTAATTGCTAAAAAGAAATAA
- a CDS encoding cytochrome b codes for MQWKNNTTRYGHISLLIHWLVAIVVYGMFALGLWMVTLGYYDSWYHQAPEIHKSIGILLFIVMAFRVIWRFISPPPKPLSSYSKLTKVSSITVQILIYIILFSILISGYLISTADGQPISVFGWFEVPALFTGAATQADTAGEIHLYLAWAVVLLSVLHAFAAFKHHIFDRDITLKRMLGFNPDK; via the coding sequence ATGCAATGGAAAAATAATACAACCCGTTATGGGCACATTTCGCTGCTCATTCACTGGTTAGTCGCGATTGTCGTATATGGAATGTTCGCCTTAGGTTTATGGATGGTGACTCTGGGCTATTATGATAGCTGGTACCACCAAGCACCAGAAATTCATAAAAGTATAGGAATATTATTATTTATTGTTATGGCATTTCGTGTGATTTGGCGATTTATTTCACCACCACCAAAGCCATTATCAAGCTACAGTAAATTAACGAAAGTCAGTTCTATTACTGTTCAAATTCTGATTTATATTATTTTATTCAGTATTTTGATTAGCGGTTATTTAATTTCGACCGCTGATGGACAACCAATCAGTGTATTTGGTTGGTTTGAGGTTCCCGCTTTATTTACTGGCGCTGCAACACAAGCAGATACCGCAGGTGAAATTCACTTGTACCTTGCTTGGGCGGTAGTTTTATTGTCAGTTTTACATGCGTTTGCCGCATTTAAACATCACATTTTTGATCGTGATATTACATTAAAAAGAATGTTGGGTTTTAACCCCGATAAGTAA
- the clcA gene encoding H(+)/Cl(-) exchange transporter ClcA encodes MVQANSSQKSTPSSAKGLFSRIKSSDKTPLKILLLSAIIGAFVGLIGSLFEMGTTWISNSRVQSVGELVDNKWLVVVAMFFVSAILAMIGYYLVKRFSPESGGSGIPEIEGALQDLRPVRWWRVLPVKFIGGLGTLGSGMVLGREGPTVQLGANISQMFYDIFRLKDNESRHTLLASGAAAGLATAFNAPLAGILFIIEEMRPQFKYSLISIKAVFIGVVTATIVYRLINGEAAVLNIGQFSAAPMNTLWLYLILGMLFGVIGICFNHFLLFLQSQFQRFYQNKLSRFVLMGGLIGGLCGAIGVYMPEIVGGGYAVIHQMVAGSFTVTLLLLFFALRFLTSTISFSSGAPGGIFSPLLALGTLFGGIFGYGALAIFPEYQIEVGTFAIAGMGALFAATVRAPLTGIVLVLEMTNNYQLILPMIITCIGATMMAQFLGGRPLYAVLLERTLARSDKEKAAEA; translated from the coding sequence ATGGTACAGGCAAATTCATCCCAAAAATCTACTCCCTCTTCAGCTAAGGGGTTATTCTCACGAATAAAAAGCTCGGATAAAACGCCATTAAAGATCCTCTTACTATCTGCCATTATTGGCGCATTTGTGGGGTTAATCGGCTCTTTATTTGAAATGGGGACGACGTGGATCAGCAATTCACGCGTTCAATCGGTAGGTGAACTCGTCGACAATAAGTGGTTAGTGGTTGTTGCCATGTTTTTTGTGTCTGCCATTTTAGCGATGATTGGCTATTACCTTGTAAAACGCTTTTCCCCAGAATCTGGGGGATCAGGTATCCCTGAAATTGAAGGTGCTTTACAAGATTTACGCCCCGTCCGATGGTGGCGAGTGCTCCCTGTAAAATTTATTGGTGGACTTGGTACATTGGGCTCAGGAATGGTTTTAGGTCGCGAAGGCCCAACAGTACAATTGGGTGCAAATATCAGCCAAATGTTCTATGACATTTTTCGTTTAAAGGATAATGAATCCCGCCATACATTATTAGCATCGGGGGCAGCGGCAGGTTTAGCGACCGCATTTAATGCACCACTTGCGGGGATATTATTTATTATTGAAGAAATGCGCCCACAATTTAAATACAGTTTAATCTCCATTAAAGCAGTATTTATTGGCGTGGTTACCGCGACAATAGTCTACCGTTTAATCAATGGTGAAGCTGCGGTGCTCAACATTGGGCAATTTTCCGCTGCACCGATGAATACCCTATGGCTGTACCTTATTTTAGGTATGCTGTTTGGCGTTATCGGGATTTGCTTTAACCATTTTTTGTTATTCTTACAAAGCCAGTTTCAACGTTTTTACCAAAACAAACTTTCACGTTTTGTCCTTATGGGCGGGTTAATTGGCGGCCTTTGTGGTGCAATTGGCGTTTACATGCCTGAAATTGTGGGCGGTGGTTATGCCGTAATCCACCAAATGGTCGCAGGTAGTTTCACTGTCACTCTCTTATTACTGTTTTTTGCGCTGCGTTTTCTAACTTCAACCATTAGCTTTAGCTCAGGGGCACCCGGCGGGATCTTTTCTCCCTTATTGGCTCTAGGTACTTTATTTGGAGGGATTTTTGGTTACGGTGCATTAGCCATCTTCCCTGAATACCAAATTGAGGTAGGGACATTTGCTATCGCAGGAATGGGCGCGTTATTTGCGGCTACCGTCAGAGCACCTCTCACGGGGATCGTCTTAGTATTGGAAATGACCAATAATTACCAGTTAATCTTACCGATGATTATTACCTGTATTGGTGCCACCATGATGGCGCAATTCTTAGGCGGTCGACCGTTATATGCAGTTTTGTTAGAAAGAACCTTAGCGCGTAGCGATAAAGAAAAAGCTGCTGAAGCTTAA
- a CDS encoding HEAT repeat domain-containing protein codes for MDKVIVGMLTSLTFRVNDEIKIAAISALGDFKATIEYNDAIIRIIDLCQDPNKEVAVSAINTLSKLSIYFLQNPQLEH; via the coding sequence ATGGATAAAGTAATTGTAGGTATGTTAACGAGCTTAACATTTCGCGTAAATGATGAAATAAAAATCGCGGCTATTTCCGCTTTAGGTGATTTTAAGGCAACGATTGAATATAATGATGCTATTATAAGGATCATAGACTTATGCCAAGATCCTAATAAAGAAGTTGCTGTTTCAGCGATCAATACATTAAGTAAGTTATCAATATATTTTTTGCAAAATCCGCAATTAGAACATTAA
- a CDS encoding linear amide C-N hydrolase, whose amino-acid sequence MKFVQKSIVTLITLAAISLPAVVSQACTRVVYLGENEQIMTGRTMDWKYDIGTNLWIFPRGMARDGVAGPNSVKWNSKYGSVIASGYDISTTDGVNEEGLVANLLWLAESKYPQVNDKQPALSISLWAQYVLDNYATVAEAVEDLEKNPLLVVTDNVPGQDRLATLHLSISDASGDSAIIEYIDGKQVIHHSRKYQVMTNSPTYEKQLAMQEYWQGIGGTVMLPGTNRSADRFARAQFYINAIPQNTTANKAVASVFGVIRNASVPYGLSSESSPEISSTRWRTLVDHKRQLYFFESALTPNIFWTDLAKIDFSAETGKVKKLDLGEEQSHIYSGDATNNYVVTKPFEFLGLSAKQLGY is encoded by the coding sequence ATGAAGTTCGTTCAAAAAAGTATTGTGACGCTCATTACCTTAGCGGCAATTTCGTTGCCAGCCGTGGTTAGCCAAGCTTGTACCCGTGTTGTGTATTTAGGGGAAAATGAGCAAATCATGACAGGACGAACCATGGACTGGAAATATGATATCGGCACTAACCTTTGGATTTTCCCACGCGGTATGGCGCGGGATGGTGTTGCAGGGCCGAATTCAGTGAAATGGAACTCGAAATATGGCAGCGTGATTGCGTCAGGGTACGATATTTCGACCACTGATGGGGTTAACGAAGAAGGGTTGGTTGCCAATTTACTTTGGCTAGCAGAGTCAAAATATCCGCAAGTGAATGATAAACAACCTGCATTATCAATTTCACTATGGGCGCAATATGTTTTAGATAACTATGCGACTGTCGCTGAAGCCGTTGAAGACCTTGAAAAAAATCCATTGCTGGTGGTCACTGATAATGTACCGGGTCAAGACCGTTTGGCTACCTTACATTTATCCATTTCAGATGCCAGCGGTGACAGTGCAATCATCGAATATATCGATGGCAAGCAGGTCATCCATCATAGCCGTAAATACCAAGTAATGACCAACTCGCCAACCTATGAAAAACAATTGGCAATGCAGGAATATTGGCAAGGTATTGGCGGCACCGTTATGTTGCCTGGTACGAACCGTTCAGCTGATAGGTTTGCTCGTGCGCAGTTTTATATTAATGCCATTCCACAAAATACCACGGCAAATAAAGCAGTTGCGAGTGTGTTTGGTGTGATCCGTAATGCCTCTGTGCCTTATGGTTTAAGCTCTGAATCTTCCCCTGAGATCTCCTCAACTCGCTGGCGCACATTGGTGGACCATAAGCGTCAATTATACTTTTTCGAGTCTGCACTCACGCCAAATATCTTTTGGACGGATTTAGCGAAAATTGATTTTTCGGCTGAGACTGGAAAAGTGAAAAAGTTAGATCTGGGTGAAGAACAAAGTCATATCTATTCAGGGGATGCCACCAATAACTATGTGGTGACAAAACCATTTGAATTCTTAGGGCTTAGTGCAAAACAATTAGGCTATTAG